From a single Rickettsia endosymbiont of Cantharis rufa genomic region:
- the gltX gene encoding glutamate--tRNA ligase: MAKVITRFAPSPTGMLHVGNIRAALLNWLYAKKHSGQFILRFDDTDLERSKQEYKDAIEEDLKFLNINWDQAFNQLSRLNRYDEIRNLLLDKKRLYACYETPEELELKRKFQLSKGLPPIYDRASLNLTEEQTQKYIEQERRPHYRFLINHEPISWHDMIKGEVKYDGKALSDPIVIRESGSMTYILCSVIDDIDYDITHIIRGEDHVSNTAIQIQMFKALNAMPPTFGHLSLVINKDEKISKRVGGFEIATLRDTIGLEAMAIASFFSLLGSSAQILPYKNMDKLAAQFEISSFSKSPTIYQPEDLERLNHKLLISLSFEEVKERVKEIAAEYIDENFWLSVRPNLQKLRDVKDWWEICHQTPNVENLNLDEEYLKQAAELLPQGEITKGSWSIWTKEITNITGRKGKELFLPLRLALTGRESGPEIAGVLPLIDRKEIVKRLTSA, translated from the coding sequence ATGGCAAAAGTTATAACACGATTTGCTCCGTCACCGACTGGTATGTTACATGTCGGTAATATTAGAGCAGCACTACTTAACTGGCTATATGCAAAAAAGCATAGCGGGCAGTTTATCTTAAGGTTTGACGATACGGATCTAGAACGTAGTAAACAGGAATACAAAGACGCTATCGAGGAAGATCTAAAGTTTTTAAATATTAATTGGGACCAAGCATTTAATCAATTAAGTCGTTTAAATAGATATGATGAAATCAGAAATCTATTATTAGACAAAAAAAGATTATATGCCTGCTATGAAACTCCTGAAGAGCTAGAATTAAAGCGTAAATTTCAATTATCTAAAGGTTTGCCACCGATTTATGATCGCGCTAGTTTAAATCTAACAGAAGAGCAAACACAAAAATATATAGAACAGGAAAGAAGACCGCATTATAGATTTTTGATAAATCATGAACCGATTAGCTGGCATGATATGATCAAAGGCGAGGTTAAATATGACGGTAAAGCTTTAAGTGACCCGATAGTGATAAGAGAAAGCGGTAGTATGACCTATATACTCTGCTCGGTTATTGATGATATCGATTATGATATTACTCATATTATTAGAGGTGAAGACCATGTTAGCAATACTGCCATTCAAATTCAAATGTTTAAAGCTTTAAATGCTATGCCTCCAACTTTTGGTCATTTAAGCTTAGTTATCAATAAAGATGAGAAAATTTCTAAAAGAGTCGGGGGGTTTGAAATCGCAACACTTAGAGATACGATTGGGCTTGAAGCTATGGCAATTGCTAGCTTTTTTAGTTTACTTGGTTCATCCGCACAAATCTTGCCTTATAAAAACATGGATAAGCTAGCGGCTCAGTTTGAGATAAGTAGTTTCTCTAAAAGCCCAACTATCTATCAACCGGAAGATTTAGAAAGATTAAATCATAAATTATTGATAAGTTTAAGCTTTGAAGAAGTAAAAGAACGTGTCAAAGAAATAGCTGCCGAGTATATTGATGAAAATTTTTGGTTATCGGTAAGACCTAATTTACAAAAATTACGTGATGTAAAGGATTGGTGGGAGATTTGTCATCAAACTCCAAACGTAGAAAACCTGAATTTAGATGAGGAGTATTTAAAGCAAGCAGCAGAATTATTACCGCAAGGTGAAATCACTAAAGGTAGCTGGAGCATTTGGACCAAAGAAATAACAAATATAACAGGCAGAAAAGGTAAAGAGCTATTTTTACCTCTTCGTCTTGCTTTAACCGGTAGAGAATCAGGACCGGAAATCGCAGGAGTTTTACCTTTGATTGATCGGAAAGAGATAGTAAAGCGCCTAACTAGTGCGTGA
- a CDS encoding magnesium chelatase domain-containing protein, with the protein MIIHIASLTFNGIDIIDVDVQVQISPSIPAFTIVRLADKTIAESKKRVKAALSSIGLALPTKKILINLAPADLVKEGSNFDLAIACSILTAMNILPELEISEYLIIGELSLDGSILPVSGALPAAIGAFARGKGLICSSKNGSEAAWSGNDNIPVAGNLIELVNYFKGSQVLTPPEARLQDEPINYPDFKDIKGQKIAKRALEIAASGGITF; encoded by the coding sequence ATGATAATTCATATAGCAAGTCTAACGTTTAATGGAATTGATATTATCGATGTTGATGTGCAGGTACAAATATCACCAAGTATTCCCGCTTTTACTATAGTACGGCTTGCCGATAAAACTATAGCCGAGTCGAAAAAACGAGTTAAAGCAGCGTTATCCTCTATAGGGCTTGCACTACCTACTAAAAAGATTTTAATAAATTTAGCTCCGGCAGATTTAGTAAAAGAGGGAAGCAATTTTGATCTTGCGATTGCCTGTTCGATACTTACCGCAATGAATATTTTACCGGAGCTTGAAATATCTGAATATTTGATAATAGGAGAATTATCGTTAGATGGTTCAATCTTACCGGTAAGTGGAGCATTGCCGGCAGCGATTGGGGCTTTTGCTAGAGGTAAAGGTCTTATTTGTTCAAGCAAAAACGGCTCGGAAGCCGCTTGGTCCGGTAACGATAATATACCTGTTGCAGGTAATTTAATTGAACTAGTAAATTATTTTAAAGGTTCACAAGTTTTAACTCCTCCGGAAGCGAGGCTACAAGATGAGCCGATAAATTATCCCGATTTTAAAGATATAAAAGGTCAAAAAATTGCTAAAAGAGCTTTAGAAATTGCAGCATCAGGGGGCATAACCTTTTAA
- the hslU gene encoding ATP-dependent protease ATPase subunit HslU, with amino-acid sequence MKATKTTYKKDPMGLTPSQIVNELNRFIVGQEKAKKAVAIALRNRCRRKRVEGNLRNEIVPKNILMIGSTGVGKTEIARRLAKLTNSPFYKIEATKFTEVGYVGRDVESIIRDLVEIAVNTEKTLAKTKVDINAREKAIERILDSLVGKTSSNETREKFKEKVLNGELDDTEIEISIVDTTPVGSGSFEIPGMPGASMGVLNLGDMIGRALGSSKTKTKKMLIKDAMAIIIPEESEKLIDQEKIIQQAISLAENDSIVFIDEIDKIASTDSSGAKNAEISREGVQRDLLPLIEGTTVNTKYGPVKTDHMLFIASGAFHIAKPSDLLPELQGRLPIRVELNSLTKDDMIKILLEPETSLIKQYSALIGTEDVHLEFTDSAIERIADYTITVNLEVEDIGARRLHTILENLLEDISFEASEMKCKKITIDDKFVENQLSKIITNLDLAKFVL; translated from the coding sequence ATGAAAGCTACTAAAACTACTTATAAAAAAGACCCTATGGGGCTTACCCCTTCCCAAATAGTTAATGAACTTAATAGATTTATCGTAGGTCAAGAAAAGGCCAAAAAAGCCGTTGCTATTGCACTTAGAAATCGTTGCCGCCGTAAAAGAGTAGAAGGTAATTTACGTAATGAAATAGTACCGAAAAATATCTTGATGATAGGTTCAACCGGTGTTGGTAAAACGGAAATAGCTAGAAGGCTTGCAAAGTTGACTAATTCCCCTTTTTATAAGATAGAGGCAACTAAATTTACTGAAGTTGGGTATGTAGGGCGTGATGTAGAGTCAATTATTCGCGATCTAGTTGAAATAGCCGTTAATACTGAAAAAACTTTAGCAAAAACAAAAGTAGATATTAATGCACGCGAAAAAGCCATAGAAAGAATATTAGATAGTTTAGTAGGTAAAACCTCTAGTAATGAGACTAGAGAAAAGTTCAAAGAAAAAGTTTTAAACGGCGAACTTGATGATACGGAAATCGAAATTAGCATTGTTGATACTACGCCTGTTGGCAGTGGAAGTTTTGAAATACCGGGTATGCCTGGAGCATCGATGGGTGTACTTAATCTTGGCGATATGATTGGACGAGCACTTGGCAGCAGTAAGACAAAAACAAAAAAAATGCTAATTAAAGATGCTATGGCTATTATTATACCTGAGGAATCAGAAAAATTAATAGACCAGGAAAAAATTATTCAGCAAGCTATAAGTTTAGCAGAAAATGACAGTATAGTTTTTATTGACGAAATTGATAAAATAGCTTCAACCGATAGTTCTGGAGCAAAAAATGCCGAAATCAGTAGAGAGGGTGTGCAAAGAGATTTGTTACCTTTAATAGAAGGAACAACGGTTAATACCAAGTATGGACCGGTTAAAACCGATCATATGTTGTTTATTGCTTCCGGTGCTTTTCATATTGCTAAACCTTCTGATTTATTACCGGAGTTACAAGGAAGATTACCGATTAGAGTAGAATTAAATTCGCTCACCAAAGATGATATGATTAAAATATTGCTTGAACCTGAAACTAGTTTAATAAAACAATATTCGGCATTAATAGGTACGGAAGACGTACATCTTGAATTTACTGATTCTGCTATTGAGAGGATAGCTGATTATACTATTACCGTTAATTTAGAAGTCGAAGATATAGGTGCAAGAAGACTGCATACTATACTTGAGAATCTGCTTGAGGATATAAGCTTTGAAGCTAGCGAAATGAAATGCAAAAAAATAACTATTGATGATAAATTTGTAGAAAATCAATTATCTAAAATAATAACTAATCTTGACTTAGCTAAGTTTGTTCTATAA
- a CDS encoding DUF2608 domain-containing protein, giving the protein MKDFETVDSAEKVYDLIIKNIPANTLISIFFDADDTLITPQAKTFKKSPYNQMIDRIKENKSNYDNYEEIVSNWRLQRKVILIDEEWVEVINKLKEKFPVYALTQMNTGEFSNILSMQDWRYKKLKSLDTEFSDNEKLVIYNSGQKNGVIFYKGIFITGNHSKSSILSKFSEELNASFIVFVDDRTKHVEDVRDYCKKNKIGFFRHFI; this is encoded by the coding sequence ATGAAGGATTTTGAAACTGTCGATAGTGCCGAAAAAGTTTATGATTTAATAATAAAAAATATACCTGCCAACACATTAATATCAATATTTTTTGATGCTGATGATACGCTTATAACTCCTCAAGCAAAAACTTTTAAGAAGTCGCCTTATAATCAAATGATTGATAGAATTAAGGAAAATAAAAGTAATTATGATAATTATGAGGAAATCGTCAGTAATTGGCGTCTGCAGCGAAAAGTAATATTAATTGATGAGGAGTGGGTAGAAGTTATAAACAAGCTCAAGGAAAAGTTTCCCGTTTATGCTCTTACACAAATGAATACGGGAGAATTCAGTAATATTCTTTCTATGCAAGATTGGCGATATAAAAAATTAAAAAGTTTAGATACAGAGTTTTCTGATAATGAAAAATTGGTAATTTATAACTCAGGACAAAAGAATGGTGTTATTTTTTATAAAGGGATATTTATAACCGGTAACCACTCAAAAAGCAGTATTTTATCAAAATTTTCTGAAGAATTAAATGCTAGTTTTATTGTATTTGTTGATGACCGCACGAAACATGTGGAAGATGTAAGAGATTATTGTAAAAAGAATAAAATCGGTTTTTTTAGGCATTTTATTTGA
- the asd gene encoding aspartate-semialdehyde dehydrogenase — protein sequence MIKKYNIAVIGATGNVGRETLNILAERNFPVNKVHAIASDNSIGREISFGEEILQISSLANLNFDDIDIAFFCAGSKVSKEFIPQATAGNCVVIDKSSLFRTHDQVPLIVPEANLSTLKDFIAKNIIANPNCIVIPLAVALKPLDNEIKIRRVVISTYQSVSGAGKAGMDELYDQTKSKYTFGENDPNIFPKQIAFNLFPHIGDLNKNGYTSEEAKIAFELNKIIGDHIKVSVTSVRVPVFLGHSISVNIEFNDKMDAAIAEEILQDSDGIVTISHNKDFTYASPVEVVGEDAVYVSRIRNDVSRDDTINLWITCDNLRKGAALNSVQIAEELINTYL from the coding sequence ATGATTAAAAAATACAATATTGCAGTAATCGGAGCTACAGGAAATGTAGGGCGTGAAACTCTAAATATTCTTGCTGAACGTAATTTCCCTGTTAATAAAGTCCATGCTATAGCTTCAGATAACTCTATAGGGCGAGAAATAAGTTTTGGGGAAGAAATACTGCAAATTAGTAGTTTAGCTAATTTAAATTTTGATGATATCGATATTGCCTTTTTTTGTGCCGGCTCAAAAGTTTCAAAAGAATTTATACCGCAAGCTACTGCTGGTAATTGTGTAGTTATCGACAAATCCTCACTTTTTAGAACCCATGATCAAGTACCTTTAATTGTACCTGAGGCTAATTTATCAACACTTAAAGACTTTATCGCTAAAAACATCATAGCTAATCCTAATTGTATAGTGATTCCACTTGCAGTAGCATTAAAACCGCTGGATAATGAAATAAAAATTAGAAGAGTAGTGATATCTACTTATCAATCGGTATCGGGAGCTGGTAAAGCAGGAATGGACGAACTTTACGATCAAACAAAATCCAAATATACTTTTGGAGAAAATGATCCCAACATATTTCCAAAACAAATTGCATTTAATCTGTTTCCTCATATAGGTGATTTAAATAAAAATGGCTATACGAGTGAAGAAGCAAAAATTGCTTTTGAATTAAACAAAATTATAGGCGATCATATTAAAGTTAGCGTTACTTCTGTCAGAGTACCGGTATTTCTCGGTCATTCTATATCGGTTAATATAGAATTTAACGACAAAATGGATGCTGCTATAGCTGAAGAAATATTACAAGATTCTGATGGAATCGTTACGATTTCCCACAACAAAGATTTTACTTATGCCTCACCGGTTGAAGTAGTAGGTGAAGATGCCGTATATGTCTCTAGAATTAGAAATGATGTAAGTAGAGATGATACGATAAATCTATGGATCACATGTGATAACTTACGTAAAGGAGCAGCTTTAAACAGCGTCCAAATTGCCGAAGAACTGATTAATACTTATTTATAA
- the mltG gene encoding endolytic transglycosylase MltG, with protein sequence MLKNLLKTKLFLVIVSLIVFITLLNFSIFYIFVPGNLTQNKTIIIESKLSVNQIVTKLYSSEVIKYPRIFKVIAKIYSVKNSLKSGEYVFTRNISPLQTLRILSSGKSIIHKIITPEGTVVSEVIKKINEESRLLGEIKGIIPEGFLMPSTYFFSYGDQKEQIIEQMRNLMSANLDKVMQNLSPDSPLKTRLEVLTLASIIEKEAGSNAEKPIIAAVFINRLKKNMKLQADPTTIYALTEGKFKLARALTKKDLLQELPYNTYYIKGLPPGPISCPSLKSLEAVVKPAKTDALFFVVDGKGGHNFSNNLNDHNRFVETYRKSLVKVPEPEIDPDK encoded by the coding sequence ATGTTAAAAAACCTATTAAAAACTAAACTTTTTTTAGTTATAGTATCTCTAATTGTATTTATTACATTGCTAAATTTTAGTATATTTTATATTTTTGTGCCGGGTAATCTTACTCAAAATAAAACGATAATTATTGAATCTAAACTATCCGTAAATCAAATAGTTACAAAACTTTATTCTAGTGAAGTAATCAAATATCCAAGAATTTTTAAAGTAATTGCTAAAATTTACTCTGTAAAAAATTCTCTTAAAAGCGGTGAATATGTGTTTACACGTAATATATCTCCTCTGCAAACTTTAAGAATATTATCAAGCGGTAAATCTATAATACATAAGATAATTACACCGGAAGGTACGGTAGTTAGTGAGGTTATAAAGAAAATTAATGAAGAGAGTCGTTTGCTCGGAGAAATAAAAGGGATAATACCGGAAGGTTTTTTAATGCCGTCTACATATTTTTTTTCTTATGGAGATCAAAAAGAGCAGATAATCGAACAAATGAGAAATTTAATGTCTGCTAATTTAGATAAGGTAATGCAAAATCTTTCACCAGATTCTCCTTTAAAAACTAGACTTGAGGTATTAACGCTAGCTTCGATAATTGAAAAAGAAGCCGGTTCAAATGCAGAAAAACCTATTATAGCAGCAGTATTCATTAATCGTTTAAAGAAAAATATGAAGCTACAAGCTGATCCGACTACTATATATGCTTTGACTGAAGGGAAATTTAAATTAGCAAGAGCTTTAACAAAAAAAGATTTATTGCAAGAACTGCCATATAACACTTATTATATTAAAGGTTTACCGCCAGGTCCGATTTCTTGCCCATCGTTAAAATCTTTAGAAGCAGTGGTAAAACCTGCAAAAACGGATGCCCTATTCTTTGTAGTTGACGGTAAGGGAGGGCATAATTTTTCCAATAATCTTAATGATCATAATAGATTTGTTGAAACTTATCGAAAAAGCTTGGTTAAAGTACCTGAGCCGGAAATTGATCCTGACAAATAG
- a CDS encoding ATP-binding protein codes for MKVSGPIMDRFDLHIEVSNISIYNYDLIADNSEEESEYIAARVEKERLIQEKRYEGYNIKTNNRLDGQLLIDYAMHIDEGRNLLNEAANKFRLSMRTYNRILRVARTIDDLEDADKVLKMHIAEALGYRKMEFNNT; via the coding sequence ATGAAAGTATCGGGACCTATTATGGATAGATTTGATTTGCATATAGAGGTATCAAATATTAGTATTTATAATTATGACTTGATTGCAGATAACTCTGAGGAAGAATCTGAATATATAGCTGCAAGAGTCGAGAAAGAACGCTTGATCCAAGAAAAGAGATATGAGGGTTATAATATTAAAACAAATAACAGATTAGATGGGCAGTTATTAATAGATTACGCTATGCATATCGATGAAGGTAGAAATTTACTGAATGAAGCAGCAAATAAGTTTCGTTTATCAATGCGGACTTATAACCGAATACTCAGGGTAGCACGTACGATTGACGATCTTGAGGATGCAGATAAGGTCTTGAAAATGCATATTGCGGAAGCTTTGGGCTATCGTAAAATGGAGTTTAATAATACGTAA
- the cyaY gene encoding iron donor protein CyaY codes for MNNTEFSKIAETTIAYISDKIEEQDKEASIDVDLQDDILNIETGKGVYVINKQSAAKEIWLSSPVSGPHHFFYEQGKWKNRAGLKLMDILADELEIDFN; via the coding sequence ATGAATAATACAGAATTTAGTAAAATAGCCGAAACGACAATTGCCTATATATCAGACAAGATAGAAGAGCAAGACAAAGAAGCGAGTATAGATGTAGATTTACAAGATGATATATTAAATATTGAGACCGGTAAAGGTGTATATGTAATAAATAAGCAAAGTGCAGCCAAAGAAATTTGGTTGTCGTCGCCGGTTAGTGGCCCTCATCACTTTTTTTATGAACAAGGAAAATGGAAAAATAGAGCAGGGCTTAAATTGATGGATATTTTGGCCGATGAGCTTGAGATTGATTTTAATTAG
- a CDS encoding DUF2628 domain-containing protein yields MNIYAIYINSTQKNNNFIVIEEGFSWIAALLSIFWALYHKMWLVVAIAVIANIIVTAINIEELTFIFKIILILGFGFFASDIRENYLKRNNYRLEDIIIANSKIEAELKFLKNNICITKKMFLQKL; encoded by the coding sequence ATGAATATATACGCAATATACATTAACTCCACACAAAAAAATAATAATTTTATTGTTATTGAAGAAGGCTTTTCGTGGATAGCTGCTCTTTTAAGTATATTTTGGGCATTATACCATAAAATGTGGTTAGTTGTTGCTATTGCCGTAATAGCGAATATAATCGTTACGGCAATTAATATTGAAGAGCTAACGTTTATATTTAAGATAATCTTAATATTAGGTTTCGGCTTTTTTGCTTCAGATATTAGAGAAAATTATTTAAAAAGGAATAATTACCGACTAGAGGATATTATAATCGCAAATTCAAAAATCGAAGCCGAATTGAAATTTCTAAAAAATAATATATGTATAACAAAGAAAATGTTTTTGCAAAAATTATAG
- a CDS encoding IS1 family transposase produces the protein MVSKKYTQRIERGNLNLRTRCKRLTRKTICFSKSLDIHDKVIGTLIERIAF, from the coding sequence ATTGTTAGTAAAAAATATACTCAACGGATAGAACGGGGTAACTTAAATCTTAGAACAAGATGCAAAAGACTGACACGTAAAACAATTTGTTTTTCCAAGTCATTGGATATTCATGATAAAGTCATCGGAACTCTTATTGAACGTATAGCCTTTTAA
- the lpxB gene encoding lipid-A-disaccharide synthase yields the protein MTKIYFIAGEMSGDFIGGRIIQHLKDNKEIKCIGVGGKYMEEAGSFKSLFPITFINLMGFVEILPHILKLKKLIDKTVEDIINSKADLLITIDSPGFTYRVAKRVRKLLPKLKMIHIVAPSVWAYKEDRAVKYAQIYDCLFALLPFEPPYFTKVGLDCRYIGHPIMEQEFYSDKITLREEFKIDENERVLCITLGSRKGEILRHLPVFISSIEEIFKICKNLKVIFTLSNSAHEVIIKPFLEDVKFNYLFSTERLKTYAVADIALAKSGTNTLEIAASGTPMIVAYKVNILSFFIIKLLIKIKYVTLINIIADKEIIPEFIQFNCKANLINSKLQELLFNSTKTYEQVIESQKILQKLGFESNRLQLNSESFGQGEFKSKSVQRTKVREHRLDSENSLGLSFWNDVVPSYIAAEIIKQEFLEPKIELLKEKD from the coding sequence ATGACAAAAATTTACTTTATAGCTGGTGAGATGTCGGGAGACTTTATCGGTGGACGCATAATTCAGCACTTAAAAGATAATAAAGAAATAAAATGTATTGGTGTTGGAGGTAAATACATGGAAGAAGCCGGTAGTTTTAAAAGTTTATTTCCTATTACCTTCATAAATTTAATGGGTTTTGTAGAAATTTTACCTCATATTTTAAAGCTTAAAAAATTAATTGATAAGACTGTGGAGGATATAATAAATAGTAAAGCTGATTTATTAATTACCATAGATTCACCAGGGTTTACTTATCGTGTGGCAAAGCGGGTAAGAAAACTTTTACCAAAACTGAAAATGATTCACATCGTTGCACCGTCAGTTTGGGCATATAAAGAGGATAGAGCAGTAAAATATGCCCAAATTTATGATTGTTTATTTGCTTTACTACCTTTTGAACCGCCGTATTTTACTAAGGTTGGGCTTGATTGCAGATATATAGGTCATCCAATCATGGAACAGGAGTTTTATAGCGATAAAATAACTTTACGTGAAGAGTTTAAAATAGACGAGAATGAGAGAGTTTTATGTATTACTCTTGGTAGTAGAAAGGGTGAAATTCTAAGACACTTACCGGTTTTTATTTCCTCTATTGAAGAAATATTCAAAATCTGTAAGAATCTAAAAGTTATATTTACTCTTTCAAATTCCGCTCATGAGGTAATAATAAAACCGTTTTTAGAAGATGTTAAATTTAATTATTTATTTTCAACTGAAAGACTTAAAACTTATGCTGTTGCGGATATAGCTCTAGCAAAGTCCGGTACTAATACTTTAGAGATAGCAGCTTCCGGTACCCCTATGATTGTAGCATATAAGGTTAATATTTTAAGCTTTTTTATCATTAAGTTATTGATAAAAATAAAATATGTTACGTTAATAAATATTATAGCCGATAAAGAAATAATTCCGGAATTCATCCAATTTAATTGCAAAGCTAATCTTATTAATAGTAAGCTTCAAGAGTTATTATTTAATTCTACGAAAACTTATGAACAGGTAATAGAAAGCCAAAAAATTTTACAAAAATTAGGATTTGAATCAAACCGATTACAGCTAAATTCTGAAAGCTTTGGACAAGGTGAATTTAAGAGTAAGTCGGTGCAGCGTACAAAAGTACGTGAGCATAGACTCGACTCGGAAAATTCGCTTGGATTAAGCTTTTGGAATGACGTTGTACCTTCTTATATAGCTGCAGAAATTATTAAACAGGAGTTCTTAGAACCTAAAATAGAGTTGTTAAAAGAGAAAGATTAG
- a CDS encoding IS1-like element transposase, with protein MSINGSGVRDTVRVLKVGINTVIRVLKKSSVKKDKSFYQYDRSNYCS; from the coding sequence ATGTCAATCAATGGCTCTGGAGTTAGGGATACAGTAAGAGTATTAAAAGTGGGTATCAATACGGTTATCCGTGTTTTAAAAAAATCTAGCGTTAAAAAAGATAAATCATTCTATCAATACGATAGAAGTAATTATTGCTCCTGA
- the hslV gene encoding ATP-dependent protease subunit HslV, translated as MSDNLALHGTTILCLKKNEEIIIAADGQVSHGNTILKSGARKLRTIANNKIIAGFAGSTADGLALFEKLEAKIEKYSHNLLRSAVELAKDWRSDKYLRRLEAMMIVADHSHILILTGNGDVVEPENDVASIGSGGLFALSAARALMSYENNLTAEEIALKSMKIAADLCVFSNHNIIMEKVV; from the coding sequence ATGTCAGATAATTTAGCCTTACACGGCACAACAATACTTTGTTTAAAAAAGAACGAAGAAATAATTATAGCGGCGGACGGACAAGTCTCGCACGGCAATACAATATTAAAGTCCGGTGCTAGAAAACTACGCACTATAGCAAACAATAAAATTATTGCCGGTTTTGCAGGTTCTACGGCTGATGGGCTTGCTTTATTTGAAAAACTTGAAGCAAAAATAGAAAAATATTCACATAATTTACTTAGAAGTGCAGTTGAGCTTGCTAAAGATTGGCGTAGCGATAAATATTTGAGACGTTTGGAAGCAATGATGATAGTAGCTGATCATAGTCATATATTAATTTTGACTGGTAATGGTGACGTTGTAGAGCCTGAAAATGATGTTGCGTCAATAGGGTCAGGCGGCTTATTCGCGCTATCTGCCGCCCGCGCTCTGATGTCTTACGAGAATAATCTAACGGCTGAGGAAATTGCTTTAAAATCTATGAAGATAGCTGCCGATCTTTGTGTATTTTCTAATCATAATATTATAATGGAAAAAGTTGTATGA
- a CDS encoding HIT domain-containing protein has product MYNKENVFAKIIDKDLPAEIIYEDEQILAFKDMAPVAPVHIIVIPKNEYIDYANFISKASIDEIKHFFAKISDIANEAGLDKDGYRLITNKGEKSGQTIFHFHFHIIGGKKLIGLINKND; this is encoded by the coding sequence ATGTATAACAAAGAAAATGTTTTTGCAAAAATTATAGATAAAGATCTTCCGGCAGAAATAATTTATGAAGACGAACAAATTTTAGCATTCAAAGATATGGCGCCCGTAGCACCTGTGCATATTATCGTTATACCTAAAAACGAATATATAGATTATGCCAATTTTATTTCTAAAGCTTCTATAGACGAAATAAAGCATTTTTTTGCTAAAATTTCTGATATAGCAAATGAAGCAGGTTTAGATAAAGATGGTTATCGTTTAATAACTAACAAAGGTGAGAAATCAGGACAAACTATTTTTCATTTCCATTTCCATATTATCGGCGGCAAAAAACTCATCGGATTAATAAATAAAAATGATTAA
- a CDS encoding IS1 family transposase, protein MNHSINTIEVIIAPEIDEQWPYVQNKSKQRWL, encoded by the coding sequence ATAAATCATTCTATCAATACGATAGAAGTAATTATTGCTCCTGAAATAGATGAACAATGGCCTTATGTACAGAATAAATCCAAACAAAGATGGCTTTGA